GGGCTCTTCGCCCCGCCCGGTTCCCGCGACTGCGTCGGCGACGGCCGGGGCGAGCCGCGTCCGTCGTCGCCGGGCCCGTCCGACGCCGTGCATCCCGCGGCCAGACCGGCCGCCAGCACGGCGGCCAGCACGGCGCCTGCCACCGGGCCGCGCCGCCGGCGTGCCCTTCGTTCCGTGCCCACCGCTGCCACCGCGCCTGCCTCATGTCATCCGGTGTCTCGATTGTGCGCTTTTCTGATTGTCGTTGGCCATACCTGATCAGAGGTGGTCCCGCGCGGTGTGGTCCGCCGATCGGCGCAGCGCCCCGCGGTCCGGCCCCGAGGCGGGCGGTTGGGCACCGGCCCGCTCGGGTACCCGGACGCCCACCGCACGAGCGACACACCGGCCACCACGGAGGGAGCGGGCGGAGATGAGGGCACTGACCTGGCAGGGGAAGCGGGACGTACGGGTGGAGAACGTGCCCGACCCACGGATCGAGGAGCCGACGGACGCGGTCATCCGCATCACCTCCACGGGGCTGTGCGGGTCGGACCTGCACCTGTACGAGGTGCTCACCCCGTTCATGACCCCCGGCGACATCCTCGGCCACGAACCGATGGGCATCGTCGAGGAGGTCGGCGCGGCGGTGCCGGACCTCCAGGCGGGCGACCGCGTCGTGGTGCCGTTCCAGATCGCCTGCGGCAACTGCTGGATGTGCCTGACGGGACTGCCCACCCAGTGCGAGACCACCCAGGTCACCGCCGAGGGCATGGGCGCGGCCCTGTTCGGCTACACCCGGCTCTACGGCGCGGTACCGGGCGCCCAGGCCGAGTACCTGCGCGTTCCGCAGGCACAGTACGGTCCGATCAAGGTTCCCGAGGGACCCTCGGACGACCGGTTCGTCTACCTCTCCGACGTGCTGCCCACCGCCTGGCAGGCGGTCGCGTACGCCGGCGTCCCGCAGGGTGGCAGCGTCGCCGTCCTCGGACTGGGCCCCATCGGCGACATGGCCTGCCGGGTCGCCCAGGCCAAGGGCGCCGGGCGGGTGTTCGGCGTGGACCTGGTCCCGGAGCGGCTGAACCGGGCGCGCGAGCGGGGGGTGGAGACCTTCGACCTGCGCTCCTTCGACGACGAGAAGGAACTCCTCACCGCGGTCCGCGACCAGACCGACGGCCGCGGTCCGGACGCCGTGATCGACGCCGTCGGCACCGAGGCGCACGGCAGCGCCGCGGCCCGGATGGTGCAGAACGCCTCGGCGCTGCTGCCCCGCAAACTGAGCGGCCCCATGGCGGAACGCTTCAGCGTCGACCGGCTCGCCGCCCTGCACACCGCCATCGAGATGGTGCGCCGCGGCGGCACGATCTCGATCGTCGGCGTCTACGGCGGCATGGCCGACCCGATGCCGATGCTCACCCTGTTCGACAAGCAGATCCAGATGCGCATGGGGCAGGCGAACGTACGCCGCTGGAGCGACGAGATCATCCCCTACCTCACCGACGACGACCCGCTCGGCGTCGACGACTTCGCCACCCACCGGATGCCGCTCGCCGAGGCGCCCCAGGCCTACGAGATGTTCCAGAAGAAGCGGGACGGCGCCGTCAAGGTGCTGATGCAGCCCTGACTCACGAGGAGCCGAGGATCTCGGCGAGGTCGTAGCGGACCGGCTCCTCCAGTTGCCCGTAGACGCAGCTCTCGGGGGTGCGGTCCGGACGCCAGCGGCGGAAACGGGCGGTGTGCCGGAAGCGCCGCCCGTTCTCCATGTGGTCGTAGGCCACCTCGGCCACCCGCTCGGGCCGCAACGGCACCCAGGACAGATCCTTCCGCCCGGACCAGCGGCTCGGCGCTCCGGGGAGCCGCGCCGACTCGTGGGCGCTCTCGTCCGCCCAGGACGCCCACGGATGGCCCGTCACGTCGTCCATGCGCAGCGGCTCCAGCTCCTCGATCAGCTCCGCGCGCCGTTTCATGGAGAACGCGGCGGACACGCCGACGTGCTGGAGCCGGCCCTCGTCGTCGTACAGCCCGAGCAGCAGCGAGCCCACCACCGGGCCGCTCTTGTGCAGCCGGTACCCGGCGACGACCACGTCGGCCGTGCGCTCGTGCTTGATCTTGAACATGGCGCGCTCGTCCTGCCGGTAGCGCAGCGCGGGCGGCTTGGCGATCACGCCGTCCAGGCCCGCCCCCTCGTACTGCTCGAACCAGCCCCGCGCCACGTCGATGTCCGTCGTCGCCGGCGCCAGGTGCACCGGCGGACGCACCCCCTCCAGCACCCCGGCCAGCCGTTCCCGCCGTTCGGTCTGCGCAACCTCCAGCAGCGACTCGTCCCCCAGCGCCAGCAGGTCGAAGGCGACGAAGGACGCCGGCGTCCGCCCGGCCAGCGTCCGCACCCGCGAATCGGCCGGATGGATGCGCTCGGTGAGCGCGTCGAAGTCCAGGTGGCCCTCCCGCGCGATGACGATCTCCCCGTCCATCACGCACCGCTCCGGCAGCCGCTCCCGCACCGCCTCCACCAGCTCGGGGAAGTACCTGGTCAGCGGCTTGCCCGTGCGGCTGCCCAGCTCGACCTCGTCCCCGTCACGGAACACGATGGCCCGGAAACCGTCCCACTTGGCCTCGTACTGCATGCCGGGCGGGATCCTGGCCACGGACTT
The Streptomyces fungicidicus DNA segment above includes these coding regions:
- a CDS encoding ATP-dependent DNA ligase, with amino-acid sequence MDLPVMPPVKPMLAKSVARIPPGMQYEAKWDGFRAIVFRDGDEVELGSRTGKPLTRYFPELVEAVRERLPERCVMDGEIVIAREGHLDFDALTERIHPADSRVRTLAGRTPASFVAFDLLALGDESLLEVAQTERRERLAGVLEGVRPPVHLAPATTDIDVARGWFEQYEGAGLDGVIAKPPALRYRQDERAMFKIKHERTADVVVAGYRLHKSGPVVGSLLLGLYDDEGRLQHVGVSAAFSMKRRAELIEELEPLRMDDVTGHPWASWADESAHESARLPGAPSRWSGRKDLSWVPLRPERVAEVAYDHMENGRRFRHTARFRRWRPDRTPESCVYGQLEEPVRYDLAEILGSS
- a CDS encoding zinc-dependent alcohol dehydrogenase, producing the protein MRALTWQGKRDVRVENVPDPRIEEPTDAVIRITSTGLCGSDLHLYEVLTPFMTPGDILGHEPMGIVEEVGAAVPDLQAGDRVVVPFQIACGNCWMCLTGLPTQCETTQVTAEGMGAALFGYTRLYGAVPGAQAEYLRVPQAQYGPIKVPEGPSDDRFVYLSDVLPTAWQAVAYAGVPQGGSVAVLGLGPIGDMACRVAQAKGAGRVFGVDLVPERLNRARERGVETFDLRSFDDEKELLTAVRDQTDGRGPDAVIDAVGTEAHGSAAARMVQNASALLPRKLSGPMAERFSVDRLAALHTAIEMVRRGGTISIVGVYGGMADPMPMLTLFDKQIQMRMGQANVRRWSDEIIPYLTDDDPLGVDDFATHRMPLAEAPQAYEMFQKKRDGAVKVLMQP